One stretch of Gopherus flavomarginatus isolate rGopFla2 chromosome 2, rGopFla2.mat.asm, whole genome shotgun sequence DNA includes these proteins:
- the RALBP1 gene encoding ralA-binding protein 1 isoform X3: protein MLLFLFAEGYAAFQEDSSGDEAESPSKLKRSKGIHVFKKPSFSKKKEKDFKVKEKPKDEKHKDDKHKEEKHKEKKSKDLTAADVVKQWKEKKKKKKPTPEPEVPQIDVPSFRPVFGIPLTDAADRTMMYDGIRLPAVFRECIDYIEKYGMKCEGIYRVSGIKSRVDELKAAYDREESPNLEEYEPNTIASLLKQYLRELPENLLTKELIPRFEEACGKSTEGEKVQECQRLLKELPECNHLLISWLIVHMDHVIAKELETKMNIQNISIVLSPTVQISNRVLYVFFTHVQEFFGNVTLKQVTKPLRWSNMATMPALPETQENIKEEIRRQEFLLNCLHRDLQAGIKDLSKEERLWEVQRILTALKRKLREAKRQECETKIAQEIASLSKEDVSKEEMNENEEVINILLAQENEILTEQEELLAMEQFLRRQIASEKEEIERLRAEIAEIQSRQQHGRSETEEYSSESESESEDEEELQIILEDLQRQNEELEIKNNHLNQAIHEEREAIIELRVQLRLLQMQRAKSEQQVQEEDEPEKRGGVSQQQRDSVLETKAAKEQSKAVKELVKPSPSKDRKETPI from the exons CGGAAGGTTATGCTGCCTTCCAAGAGGACAGTTCTGGTGATGAAGCAGAAAGTCCTTCCAAGTTGAAGCGGTCCAAAGGAATTCATGTTTTCAAGAAGCCCAGCTTttccaaaaagaaagaaaaggattttaaagtaaaagaaaaacccAAAGATGAAAAACATAAAGATGACAAACACAAGGAAGAAAAACATAAAGAGAAGAAGTCAAAAGACTTAACAGCAGCAGATGTTGTAAAACAgtggaaggagaagaaaaaaaagaaaaagccaacTCCAGAGCCAGAGGTACCTCAGATCGATGTTCCAAGTTTTAGGCCAGTGTTTGGGATTCCTTTGACTGATGCAGCAGACAGGACCATGATGTACGATGGCATTCGCCTGCCAGCCGTTTTCCGTGAATGTATAGATTACATAGAGAAGTATGGCATGAAATGTGAAGGCATCTACAGAGTTTCAG GAATAAAATCAAGGGTGGATGAACTGAAAGCAGCCTATGATCGAGAAGAATCTCCCAACTTGGAGGAATATGAGCCGAATACCATAGCCAGCTTGCTGAAACAGTATCTACGAGAACTGCCTGAAAACTTGCTTACCAAAGAGCTAATACCCCGCTTCGAAGAGGCGTGTGGGAAGAGCACAGAGGGGGAAAAAGTTCAGGAGTGCCAACGCTTGCTGAAGGAGTTGCCAGAGTGTAACCATCTCTTAATTTCTTGGTTGATTGTGCACATGGACCATGTTATCGCAAAGGAACTAGAAACAAAAATGAACATCCAGAACATTTCTATAGTGCTCAGCCCTACTGTTCAG ATCAGCAACCGTGTCCTGTATGTATTTTTTACACATGTCCAAGAGTTCTTTGGAAATGTGACACTAAAGCAGGTGACAAAACCCCTTCGCTGGTCTAATATGGCAACAATGCCAGCACTGCCAGAAACACAGGAAAACATTAAAGAGGAAATCAGACGACAG GAGTTCCTTTTGAACTGTTTACATCGAGACTTGCAGGCGGGGATAAAAGACTTATCCAAAGAAGAGAGATTATGGGAGGTGCAAAGAATTTTAACAGCCCTCAAACGGAAACTAAGAGAAGCTAAAAGACAG GAGTGTGAAACAAAGATTGCTCAAGAAATTGCCAGCCTTTCAAAGGAGGATGTCTCCAAAGAGGAAATGAATGAAAATGAAGAAGTTATTAATATCCTACTCGCCCAG GAGAATGAGATCTTGACAGAACAGGAGGAGCTACTGGCAATGGAGCAGTTTCTGCGCAGACAAATTGCCTCTGAGAAGGAGGAGATAGAACGCCTTCGAGCAGAAATAGCAGAAATTCAAAG TCGTCAGCAACATGGGCGAAGTGAAACTGAAGAGTATTCttctgagagtgagagtgagagcgaGGATGAGGAGGAGCTACAGATTATTTTGGAAGATTTGCAAAGACAGAACGAGGAACTGGAG ATAAAGAACAATCATCTGAACCAAGCGATTCATGAGGAACGAGAGGCCATCATTGAGCTGCGAGTGCAACTTCGACTGCTACAGATGCAGCGAGCAAAATCAGAGCAGCAGGTGCAGGAAGAAGACGAGCCAGAAAAGCGTGGGGGTGTTTCTCAGCAGCAAAGAGACAGTGTCCTGGAGACAAAAGCAGCTAAAGAGCAGTCCAAGGCAGTCAAGGAGCTAGTCAAGCCATCACCAAGCAAAGACAGGAAGGAAACTCCAATTTGA
- the RALBP1 gene encoding ralA-binding protein 1 isoform X2, translating to MDIVILTEGYAAFQEDSSGDEAESPSKLKRSKGIHVFKKPSFSKKKEKDFKVKEKPKDEKHKDDKHKEEKHKEKKSKDLTAADVVKQWKEKKKKKKPTPEPEVPQIDVPSFRPVFGIPLTDAADRTMMYDGIRLPAVFRECIDYIEKYGMKCEGIYRVSGIKSRVDELKAAYDREESPNLEEYEPNTIASLLKQYLRELPENLLTKELIPRFEEACGKSTEGEKVQECQRLLKELPECNHLLISWLIVHMDHVIAKELETKMNIQNISIVLSPTVQISNRVLYVFFTHVQEFFGNVTLKQVTKPLRWSNMATMPALPETQENIKEEIRRQEFLLNCLHRDLQAGIKDLSKEERLWEVQRILTALKRKLREAKRQECETKIAQEIASLSKEDVSKEEMNENEEVINILLAQENEILTEQEELLAMEQFLRRQIASEKEEIERLRAEIAEIQSRQQHGRSETEEYSSESESESEDEEELQIILEDLQRQNEELEIKNNHLNQAIHEEREAIIELRVQLRLLQMQRAKSEQQVQEEDEPEKRGGVSQQQRDSVLETKAAKEQSKAVKELVKPSPSKDRKETPI from the exons ATGGACATTGTCATACTGA CGGAAGGTTATGCTGCCTTCCAAGAGGACAGTTCTGGTGATGAAGCAGAAAGTCCTTCCAAGTTGAAGCGGTCCAAAGGAATTCATGTTTTCAAGAAGCCCAGCTTttccaaaaagaaagaaaaggattttaaagtaaaagaaaaacccAAAGATGAAAAACATAAAGATGACAAACACAAGGAAGAAAAACATAAAGAGAAGAAGTCAAAAGACTTAACAGCAGCAGATGTTGTAAAACAgtggaaggagaagaaaaaaaagaaaaagccaacTCCAGAGCCAGAGGTACCTCAGATCGATGTTCCAAGTTTTAGGCCAGTGTTTGGGATTCCTTTGACTGATGCAGCAGACAGGACCATGATGTACGATGGCATTCGCCTGCCAGCCGTTTTCCGTGAATGTATAGATTACATAGAGAAGTATGGCATGAAATGTGAAGGCATCTACAGAGTTTCAG GAATAAAATCAAGGGTGGATGAACTGAAAGCAGCCTATGATCGAGAAGAATCTCCCAACTTGGAGGAATATGAGCCGAATACCATAGCCAGCTTGCTGAAACAGTATCTACGAGAACTGCCTGAAAACTTGCTTACCAAAGAGCTAATACCCCGCTTCGAAGAGGCGTGTGGGAAGAGCACAGAGGGGGAAAAAGTTCAGGAGTGCCAACGCTTGCTGAAGGAGTTGCCAGAGTGTAACCATCTCTTAATTTCTTGGTTGATTGTGCACATGGACCATGTTATCGCAAAGGAACTAGAAACAAAAATGAACATCCAGAACATTTCTATAGTGCTCAGCCCTACTGTTCAG ATCAGCAACCGTGTCCTGTATGTATTTTTTACACATGTCCAAGAGTTCTTTGGAAATGTGACACTAAAGCAGGTGACAAAACCCCTTCGCTGGTCTAATATGGCAACAATGCCAGCACTGCCAGAAACACAGGAAAACATTAAAGAGGAAATCAGACGACAG GAGTTCCTTTTGAACTGTTTACATCGAGACTTGCAGGCGGGGATAAAAGACTTATCCAAAGAAGAGAGATTATGGGAGGTGCAAAGAATTTTAACAGCCCTCAAACGGAAACTAAGAGAAGCTAAAAGACAG GAGTGTGAAACAAAGATTGCTCAAGAAATTGCCAGCCTTTCAAAGGAGGATGTCTCCAAAGAGGAAATGAATGAAAATGAAGAAGTTATTAATATCCTACTCGCCCAG GAGAATGAGATCTTGACAGAACAGGAGGAGCTACTGGCAATGGAGCAGTTTCTGCGCAGACAAATTGCCTCTGAGAAGGAGGAGATAGAACGCCTTCGAGCAGAAATAGCAGAAATTCAAAG TCGTCAGCAACATGGGCGAAGTGAAACTGAAGAGTATTCttctgagagtgagagtgagagcgaGGATGAGGAGGAGCTACAGATTATTTTGGAAGATTTGCAAAGACAGAACGAGGAACTGGAG ATAAAGAACAATCATCTGAACCAAGCGATTCATGAGGAACGAGAGGCCATCATTGAGCTGCGAGTGCAACTTCGACTGCTACAGATGCAGCGAGCAAAATCAGAGCAGCAGGTGCAGGAAGAAGACGAGCCAGAAAAGCGTGGGGGTGTTTCTCAGCAGCAAAGAGACAGTGTCCTGGAGACAAAAGCAGCTAAAGAGCAGTCCAAGGCAGTCAAGGAGCTAGTCAAGCCATCACCAAGCAAAGACAGGAAGGAAACTCCAATTTGA